Genomic DNA from Solanum dulcamara chromosome 4, daSolDulc1.2, whole genome shotgun sequence:
TGATTTGAATTTAATTAAAGTTTTACGAATTTCAAATATCGAATAAAAAatcgaaaaagaaaaattgttcATGCAAATTACATTGTGTGGCATGATATAATATATAACGACCATAAcattttgaaatttcaaaattttcaggatttttttaaaaatttgttttttaatttttcactcTAAATTACTCATTAAAGGTCAAAAgcaatttctatttttattcaaGTCCAAAcacaatatataatttttaaataatatttttaaaaatttatttatgataaaaCATGATCAAACGCCCTCTTTATAAAAGTTTCCaaagccaaaagaaaaaaaaaactgtgTACATGCAAATTACATTGTGTGTCATGAAATAATGACTCTTTGTTTTCTTGTGTGAGAGATgttcttttgtttttcttgtcTTATTgcttctctttcttttcatgtGTTGGCTCAAAGTAATTGGCTTAACTCAAGGTTaagaattttaataaataatttatctaaaATTTCGTAAgcaatttttttgaattcttttataggaattcataaatttaaaattttaaaattttaaatttgctTGTATTAGTAGTGTAAGGAGTTTTTATACCATCAATTCTATCACCTTTAACTGTTATATTAGATAAATTATCTTATTTTCAAGATtataaattcatattaaaaaaaacttacatATAACTACTCCTTAGTAGTAGGAGTTTTTATACCATCAATTCTATCACCTTTAACTGTTATATTAGATAAATTATCTTATTTTCAAGTTtataaattcatattaaaaaaaacttacatataaatattcttattattgtatgataatataaaaattcattGCAACAATGTTAAACTCTAGGTTAAAACTCTACTTCactttttctctttcattaCTGTTTTCAaccttttataaaattattctcTTGTCTCAATTTATCGGATGATATTTAATAGAATTTAAGAATATTGAAATAacgtttttttttcaaatttgttaTCTAAAATAAAGTTATACATATTTGTTGTGATTATAAGTAAtttcattaagaataaaattagaaatttaaaaattaaattattaaatatatattttttaaattgactaaaaataaaagagtcACATACAATTGAAACAAAGGGTGTAACATTTTACATAAATCACAtactaatattttatttatatacacaATATTATGTTctacataatataattttaaatacatttaattaattattaatcaaTTCTATATATGGAGCCTATGAGCAAGACTTTTCTTACAACTCTTACTTGCTCAAGGTATATAATCAATAAAAACCTTACAAGAaagttcataaaaaaaaaacaaatgctTTAAAAAGATAACTgattttctcaaaaagaaagtGCCTTCCCACCACCTTCCTAAAAAGTCCCCCCACTCCCCAGTCCCCACTAGTTACAAGTAGGGTATTATTGTCTTAAATattcatctttctttttatttttattttcccctTTGATCTACaaattaaaagattttataGCTACatacaaattaaatttcttctcCATGTTGGATAATTCTTCCTCTTCTGAAGCTCTAATTAATTCTGGGGATTCTAATAGAAGGAAAAGAAGACCAGCTGGTACACCAGGTAATAATTATTAACAAGTCTTGAAATCGAAATCGAAATCAAATTCTCTTCGTCAAAAAATTATGTTGTTTTGTATTAATAGGTTTAAAACGTCGAATCCCATGATATAAAGAGTAAGAGGGTTTGAGAATTGTTTTTGGTTATGAGTTTAAATTCTAGGCTTGAcgttttattgtttatttttaattatttttgtttaaaattTCTGATTCTTCCACCAAATAGTAAACTAGTGTTTAgcctctcttttttttgttattatttttatatatttataaactGTTGAATCCCTTGATACGAAGGGATAAAGGTTCTAttagtatttttaaaaagataaattgTTATATAAATTTCTAGCTCTACCATCAGTAACAAGTATTGAGTTCTCTTTCTTACATGTAAAATTTTGAAGGACCTTAATATAAGGAAAAATATAGTGAAATAGAAAGGGTGTTTAAGAAATGCTTCTTGTTATAATAGGtcttttttgttatttataAACTATTGAATCCTTGGTATAAGAAAAAAATCTAGTTTGAAAAAAAACAAAGGGATTCAAGAATTGCTTCTTGTTACATGTCTAAATTGGAAAAAATatatagtttttttaatttttttttataaattgtcAAATCCGTTAAGCCTAGTGAAATGGCAAATGAGTTTCAAGAATTGCTTTTAATTATACATTTAAACCTTAAgtttgataaaagaaaattgttATTTATAAATTGTTCAATCCCTTAAAGTCTAGTGAAATGGCAAAGGGGTTTCTAGAATTGCTTCTGATTACACCTTTAAATCTTAAAGTATgacttttttttggttatttataAACGGTTGAATCCATAAATTCTAGTTAAATGACGAAGGGGTTTCAAGAATTGTTTTTGATTACACGTGTAATTCTCAAgtatgtcatttttttttcttttttgttatttataAACTGTTGAATCCTAGTGGAATAACAAAGGGGTTTCAAGAATTGCTTTTAATTACATGTTAACTCCTAAGCGCgatatttctaatttttttattttttttattttttataaattgttGAAtctctttaacataatttttttcgtATACATTTGGTTATGGTATAGATCCAGATGCAGAAGTGGTCTCACTTTCCCCAAAAACACTTTTGGAATCAGATAGATACATATGTGAGATTTGCAACCAAGGTTTTCAAAGGGATCAAAACTTACAAATGCATAGGAGAAGGCACAAAGTGCCATGGAAATTAGTGAAGAGAGAAAATCCACAAGTTAAAAAAAGAGTATTTGTTTGTCCTGAGCCAAGTTGTTTGCACCATGATCCTTGTCATGCACTTGGTGATCTTGTTGGGATAAAGAAACATTTCAGAAGGAAACATAGTAATAATAAGCAATGGATTTGTGAGAAATGTGGTAAAGGTTATGCTGTTCAATCTGATTACAAAGCACATCTCAAGACTTGTGGTACTAGAGGACATTCTTGCGATTGTGGTCGCGTTTTTTCCAGGTTCTATgatttttccttaatttttcatgaatttcGTCTTTAAAAGTATCTATCATTTTTTTTAGGTATTTCTTATcgagtttaagttatatatacacaatGTTAGCATGATTAACTTCTAGATGTTCATAAAGTCATTATCTTTAAGTGTTGTTCGTAGCTGATAATATGTGTTATATTCAAGAGATTTACCTGTAGATATCCTCTATGTGACTTGATAGtacagaaagaaaaagaaagttatattagTAATATACATGACCTTgaagtttaagttatatataacGTCAATATTAGAGTTTTTTAAGAACAAGAAATTTGAAGAGGAATTGGTTTGTGAGAAAGGTTATGTTGTTCAGTATGATTGCAATGCACATCTCAAGagttttctttttgagaattctgtcttttaaaaaaaatctatccTTTAGCTATTTCTTATCGAGTTTAAGTTATGCACACTGTTAGAAAGTGTATACTAGATGCGAAAAGAGCTTAAATGATCATTAAAAGGGAGCAACTATTTTGTGGGTTTCATAAAACTAGAGTAAATCTTCTAACTATTTCTTGTCGAGTTTAAGCTATGTTTACCGTCtatataagattttttttgtaTTGTTAAGTCATTCAAATGAAATTCATGAATAAGTCGCGTTAAAATGTTggatttataattttaaaaataaaatattttacgtgctataataaataaagatagacaGGCAGatggtttcaaaaaaaatttacaaacaaaatatgtataGTTAAATTCTttgtcattattttcttttggacTTTAATTAAGCTGGCATATTCCAGAGTTTCAAGATTCCTTTAGCAATTTCCTAACTACTATAATGAAACCTTGTGACTTTCATGGAAATCTTCAACCTTTTCTTTAGTCATTTCTTTTTCAAAGTACTTAATTTCTCTTTGAGTTTTTTCGTAGTCGAGAATCTATCGAGAACAATCTCTTTATCtccaaaaatagaaataaggtctacatatatatatattattattctcAAATCTTATTAGTGAAATTACACTTGGTATGTTGACTTCTCACTacccaaaaaataaagaattagtGGTGCTTGGTTTTTGTTGCTAAACCATAACCATTTATCGCTAATTTTATTTAACAATAGATTATAAAAAATCTTATTGATTATACGCTATTTAGTGGCAGAATAGCGATaactttttataattaatttctaaaATCTTATGTTTGATCTGCggatattattaatattttttttgtacattattattttattattattatcattctcTCTATCCTATCTCGTGAAAATAGATGTAAGCTGCACATACATTCTAATCTTTCTAAATTCATCTGTAAAATCACACGGGAATATATTGTTGCTATGCTTGGTTTGTGGGAGAGGTAGTAGACAAACAAACACACAATTTCCAAAAGCATAATATGACTATACTCTAACTAGCTGCTAGCCAATGGAAGTGATACACTAGCTAGCTTTTCACTATTCCCAAtatatttcactttttttttcttcaaaatatatatgtgtatagTCATTGTCAAGAACACAATGTGCATCTTTGTTTGTGCTGCATATTAATTGACTTTCACAGTctgattaattaaatattagtatgaatttaagttttatatatttagtTAATATAAAGATTTGTCTTATACTACATTATTTATATCAAAAGAGATATTTAGAGGTAAAATGCTGactaaaaatacatatattatatcattatcgttatatatattattattgttgggggaggaagcaccataattaaagtttgatatgataataaataataaaaataaattggacacgagatttttacgtgaaaacccctcaaacagataaaggagaaaaatcacggggtagaaggatcttattatgataatatgggaatacactgctctcaaatataaggagaaaacaacaattaacactatTCTCTTGtaaaggaacaactcactaaagagtacactcaagactacaatatttatcttggtgtataactctctttgtgttcttactcttttggattgtattaTGTGGGattgatctaaatgagggcaagagatcctctatttataggaaaccagaaacgcgtaaaatctgCATAttgcacctccctttttgactacgcgttcaaaacatattttgactatcttgcattctcccacttgaagatttaattgagaatcaattaagtcttcacatcatcctttctacccaattactgcaatgttacgtttctgttAGGCCAacagaagatcgacaccatttaaacttgttactgttgattgACTTCGTAAAcgtatctgctaggttgtcattagtgtgaattttttaaatatccacactgccttcttctaccttctcatgaacaaagtgatactgaactcgtatgtgctttgtccttgaatgaaatgctggattctttgcaagatgcaaagcgctctgactgtcacaaaacagagcaaccttctcttgtttatgCCCGAGCTcttccagtaacatctgcattcatattgcctctttgctagcttgtgtagctacTACATATTTTGCTttcgtcgtagatgtagccacgatagattgcagttttgaaacttagattacagctcctccagcaagagtaaacacataacctgtggtggacttgtttttatcaagatcatttgcataatctgaatcaacataacctttaacagtaaagtctgatcctctataacacattgcaacatctgaggtacccttgatatatctcaggatcctcttaacagtattccaatgcacTCTACCAgaattagccatgtatcgactaaccactcccactgcttgtgcaatgtcaggtcttatacataccatggcgaacattaaacttcccactgttgatgcatacggtactcgagataTCTCCATCCtttctgcttcattgctaggactcattcttgaggataacttgaaattaataggaaaaaagggcagcccggtgcacttaagctcccgctatgcgcagggtccggggaagagcccgaccacaaggatctgttgtacgcagccttaccttgcatttctgccagaggctgttttcaaggcttgaactcgtgacctcctagtcacatggcagcaactttaccagttactccaaggctccccttcaaatcttcctattatttctacATTCTTGCATCTTGAAATTGACTTACattcttgcatcttgaagcgtcacaagatttttttcaagtagtttttttgagaaagccaaatcttcctattatttctatctcggtgaatttgcatccctagaatcttttTTGCTGATCccagtccttcatttcaaactccctagccaactttgcctttaaatttgtgagacgatctttgttggagccttctaccaacatgtcatcaacatacaatagcaaaataataaaatcatcatcatcaaatccCTTGTAATAAatacaaggatctgaactatgtttgttgtatccaaggcttataatgaagaaatcaaatctcttataccaacacctcagcgcctgtttgagaccatgtagagatttgttcaacctgaaAATCAAGTTTGCTTTTTCCTGTTCTTCAAAatcttctggttggagcatgtaaatttcttcttcaagctgtCCATGAAGAAAtacagttttgacatctaactgctccaagtataagtcaaatgtagcacacatcgccaggatcACTCAAATTATTGTGAGTcaaaccaccggagaaaatatctcattaaagtCTATACGTTCTTTTTGAgtgaatcctttcaccaccaatcttgcacgatacttctccacttgatcattaccattgcgtttgatcttgtagacccatttgtttccaatggtcTTCTTTctttgtggtaattgaacaagatcccatattttatttttatgaagagcttcaattttttcttgcaTTGCTGTCAttcacagagatgattcttggcctttcatagcctcgtgaaaagttgaaggctctccatcctttgttaatagacagtatgcaacattgccctccatagaataatctgagtgccaatcTAGtactcttctctccctagttgaccgtcgaacttgtggagtttcgatctcagattgatcttgttcttcgtgctctggtgctgctttagaaaaaactagaactttttctatttctacaacttcaactgtagtagtctctgatttttctttcaaagtgctatcttcttttgcttgtatcttattttcaacaaacaCAACATCCCTGTTGATTACCACTTTGCGGGCAATGgaatcccacaagcgataccccttgactctaTCAGCATATCCTAAGAAAATACATTCCCTGAATTTCGGATCTaacttcaatttttcttgggtaTTGTACATAATATAAgtaggacttccgaatatatgtaagcgagaataatcaacTGATTTTTTTGttcacatctccattggcgttttcagatcaattgcggtttatggtgaccgattgatcacataacagacgGTTTTGACTGTTTCTGCCaaaaatggtttttccaaccctgcagttgccaacatagctcatGTTCGTTCCAATAAGGTTCtattcatccgctctgctactccattttattgtggagtatatgccactgtGAACTGtcttttaataccttcttatttatagaagttatcaaattcatcactagtatattctcctccattatctgtcctcaaatatttgagtggaccagatctaatatttccttgcttttaacaggggaactgctaaacttcattCTGtgttgcttactggtaacacagtgctcacaaaagggtagtgaaacttTTTTGAGACCTagaagaagtttttgctcagcaagaatcttcaaacctcgttccgacatatggccaagtttacaatgccacatcatcgttgattcttcaaatgaagttgctgacgcggttgatgtttctccttcttggtgtgtttcacctttaagcacatatagatttgcagcaagtttttctcctttcatcactacaagcactccttttgatattttcatgactccgccatgagtcttatatgaacatccattattaTCTAACTATTCCAAAGACAATtgattcttcctcaagtcttttacatgtagTACCTCTTGGATGGTACGTACCGTGccatcatatatttttattttgatggacccaataccaataacatccaaagcatgatcgtctctcgtgaacacagaccctcttaagataggattatattgatggaatcATTCTCTTCGGAAAGTCATGTGTCATGTTGCTCCtatgtccatgatccagacatcactGAAATATTTTCTGCTTTTATTgtttgatattgcttcactacataaaatatctctatcatccgaggtacttgcaacattcccttgagcatttgatgactcagggtgttcactcttcttcttgaacccacaatctttcttgaagtgccatttcttgccacagttgtaacacttgatattcttcttacttcttgattgagatctaccatgattgtgactttCACTGGGACCACATttcgttggtcttcctctcaccatcatcaaagcttcagcttgctgcgaacttgcttgtctgtcttccttatttttgagccgattttcttcttctaagacagcgACTgtaatttcatcgaaaactagactatcTGTATTGtttgtcaggttgatgatgagttgatcatacgagtcatgcagactttgaagtagaagctccgcacgttcagtctcCTCTATTTTGCAACTCATTGTTataagttgcgaaaatagagtattcaaagtattgatgtgttcagtaactgacattgactctgtcattcgaagagtatataatctttttttaagaagattatattatgtaaagacttggcctcatacaatcccgtaagagtatcccatatttccttcgccgtcagtttttcagccacactagacaacacttgatcagctagtgccaagtgtaaatcagcaactgcgttgttgtctatgtcattccacttgctATCATCAGTAAATTCTGtgggtctgccttcaattgcagctaagcaattgtcctttctcaatatcactcttattttcatttttcacaatgagaaattagttccattgaatttctcaacgtcaaactttgttgtactcaacattgttatttgcttcacacccttctagattatttctgaatatttttgcgaacaatcgtgacaaactgtactgTCAcagaaatttactattcatgtgaatagtacttttcatcaaatttaactattcacaaaaatttactattcacagctagtaccttcgcataaaatagacaaaataatcGAGGGCACTGATACCACtattggggggaggaagcagcacaactaaaatttgatatgataataaataatgaaaataaattggacacgagaattttacgtgaaaaccaaTCAACagatagagagaaaaaactacggggtagaaggatcttactatgataatatgtaccttcgcataaaatagacaaaataatcGAGGGCACTGATACCACtattggggggaggaagcagcacaactaaaatttgatatgataataaataataaaaataaattggacacgagaattttacgtgaaaaccaaTCAACagatagagagaaaaaactacggggtagaaggatcttactatgataatatggaaatacactactctcaaatacaagaagAAAACGACAATTAAtatttctctcttgtaaaaggaacaattcactaaagaggacactcaagactacaatatttatcttggtgtataactctgtttgtgttcttactcttttggattgtattttgtggaattgatctaaatgagggcaagaggtcctctatttatagaaaagtagaaacgcgtaaaatccaCGTATTGCAcctccttttttgactacgcgttcaaaacgtattttgtttcctttttgactacgcgttcaaaatgtgttttgttctctttttgactacgcgttttGACTATCTAGCAACTATGACATCTATATTATTAtcgtgaaataatttataatttgttaTAGTGCCATTAGTGAATTTCAATTCGTAATGGCATGATTTACATGTAATCATCTAATAAATGATTTGATCacgtaaatattttttatgcagTAAAAAATGCCAGGTAaagctgcgtacaatagacccttgtggttaGGCCCTTCCTCGGatcccgcgcatagcgggagctttagtgcaccggactgccctttagTGTATATAATACTTAAATCCTATTAATATATCCGAGTTTAAGTTTATATACACTATCAATATCAATTGTATTTACACTATCGATTCATCGTTATCTATCACAGCAAGTAACCTATTCAAAATGGAAACAATTACTTCTAATGTCCCTATTTATATggttttaaaattctttttctattcttaaatgaaataatttatagtgACGCATAAGATTTTTCTTATACCAtacatttcaaaaaaaattctttctttcttaagtTTGGTATCAAATCTAAATGTGTCACATACATTTCAATTCTTGTTTtttactttttccttttctatgGCAACCCTACAAGAAATAGCCTCTCTTGTTTTTTCATGGCTTATTTATATCCCTATATTACCTAGCTAGCTAACTGTATATGCAAAGTTCAAGACACTAAATTATTGAttggttatttttttcttgctCATAAgctaataattatttatttatttgaccaTTTTTTAGAGTGGAAAGTTTTATTGAGCATCAAGACACTTGCACTATAAGGAGAATTAGGCCAAATTTGCAAACATTGCAACCAACAGCTGCTTGTTCTTCAAGTACTAGCCCATCAAGTGACACAAATTTACCAAAATTGACCATAATGCCCTTGCCAAATGGTACAAATTCTGACCATAATTTAGAACTTGGCCTAAGAAGTACTAGTgatcatcatgaaaatattattattcaagAACCACATTTGAAATTATCAATTGGATCATCACCATCACCAAAAATTGGACATGGGGAAAATCATGAGGTACTTAATTTGGCTATGGCTGAAAAGGCGTATGCTGAGGAAGCACGTAGGAACGCGAAGAGGGAGATGGAATTCGCAGAGATGGAATTTGCGAATGCAAAGAGAATTAGACAACAAGCACAAGGTGAAAttgaaagagcaaaaaaattgaaagaggaAGCTATTAAGAGAATAAGTTCATCAATTTTGGAAATTACTTGTTATGCTTGCAAAAATAAGTTTCAACAAAATGCACCAATTGATAATAATGTTGAGTCTTCTCCACCTATGAGTTACATGTCTTCAGCAACAACAGATGTTGAAGGAGAGCaatgaccaaaaaaataataatttaatgtaATGTGTTTGGTTATTTGTGTTCATTGTATTTTGTCAATGTAgggtttttaattatttttgttcttttatttaGAAATAGGATTACTAGTATGTGTTTACTTTGAATAAGACTCATCATTGTTAATCATTCCAACAATTATGTTTTGGCAATAAGGGGTTGATATTAGTAAGAATCAGATTTGTTGGAATTGAGGCATAGTTATGATTTTTTTGTGGGGGTTATCCATCCGATGTCTGGTACCTACGTTGGAGCCTGATTAAATTCGGATTTGTAGTGGAAAGTCTCACATTGGGAGGTAAAACGCTCATTAACAAAGGCGACTACGTATCCAGGAAGACTCAAATTCCAAACATCTGGTTAAGGATGATGGCATAGTAATTCTTACAAGTGCACTTGCATAAATGGT
This window encodes:
- the LOC129887915 gene encoding zinc finger protein SHOOT GRAVITROPISM 5-like, which gives rise to MLDNSSSSEALINSGDSNRRKRRPAGTPDPDAEVVSLSPKTLLESDRYICEICNQGFQRDQNLQMHRRRHKVPWKLVKRENPQVKKRVFVCPEPSCLHHDPCHALGDLVGIKKHFRRKHSNNKQWICEKCGKGYAVQSDYKAHLKTCGTRGHSCDCGRVFSRVESFIEHQDTCTIRRIRPNLQTLQPTAACSSSTSPSSDTNLPKLTIMPLPNGTNSDHNLELGLRSTSDHHENIIIQEPHLKLSIGSSPSPKIGHGENHEVLNLAMAEKAYAEEARRNAKREMEFAEMEFANAKRIRQQAQGEIERAKKLKEEAIKRISSSILEITCYACKNKFQQNAPIDNNVESSPPMSYMSSATTDVEGEQ